One window from the genome of Amaranthus tricolor cultivar Red isolate AtriRed21 chromosome 9, ASM2621246v1, whole genome shotgun sequence encodes:
- the LOC130824148 gene encoding suppressor of RPS4-RLD 1-like: MFSCSENLPLASAVVAQDLMAYGWRKLPPLSTNKHPLLFDPEVEATARRTHASAKKRRAEARKQAQQASQSLDMAGQAFERTLRQSTQPKASNVTAGIRMPTTNAGKFDIKSHVMNMITGNQFYGLDNEEPVDHLQKFLQACSLQKITGMTDDELYLYLFRFSLAGKAQLKIIDFKSSQLHILESSFLQKQNIAIMLAESCFDLHKAVGEDFWVSTWCNSMAFEGKQLEGTRITLLKTGERGFDFAIRTPCTPSRWNEFDTEMAMAWEALCNSYCGEAYGSTDFNALENVRDAILRMTYYWYNFMPLSRGSAAVGFVVLLGLCLAANMEFSGSIPEGVQVDWEAILTFSPDSFVESVKKWLYPNMKVTTSWKDYPDVASTLSTTGSVIAALSSYNN; encoded by the exons ATGTTTTCCTGCAGTGAAAATCTGCCGTTGGCGTCAGCTGTTGTTGCACAAGACCTTATGGCGTATGGTTGGCGAAAACTGCCGCCACT GAGTACCAACAAGCACcctttgctttttgatcctgagGTTGAGGCAACTGCTCGTAGAACACACGCAAGTGCAAAGAAAAGGAGGGCGGAGGCTCGTAAACAAGCTCAACAGGCCTCTCAATCTCTTGACATGGCAGGTCAGGCTTTCGAGAGAACTCTTAGGCAGTCTACACAGCCCAAGGCTAGCAATGTTACCGCGGGGATTAGGATGCCGACTACTAATGCTGGAAAATTTGACATCAAATCCCATGTTATGAATATGATCACGGGAAATCAGTTCTATGGTCTTGACAATGAAGAACCCGTCGATCATCTGCAGAAATTCCTTCAAGCATGTTCTCTACAAAAGATTACTGGGATGACTGACGACGAGCTCTACTTGTACCTTTTTCGTTTCTCTTTGGCGGGCAAGGCTCAGTTG AAGATTATAGATTTTAAGTCCTCACAATTACATATTCTTGAGTCCTCCTTCCTCCAGAAACAAAATATCGCA ATCATGCTTGCAGAATCCTGTTTTGACCTACATAAAGCTGTTGGTGAAGACTTCTGGGTGTCTACTTGGTGCAACAGTATGGCATTTGAGGG GAAGCAGTTAGAGGGAACAAGAATTACTCTTTTGAAAAC GGGAGAACGTGGATTTGATTTCGCAATAAGAACACCTTGTACGCCATCAAGGTGGAATGAGTTTGATACTGAAATGGCAATGGCATGGGAG GCTCTATGCAACTCTTATTGTGGGGAGGCTTATGGATCAACTGATTTCAATGCCCTTGAAAATGTCCGAGATGCAATTTTGAGGATGACTTACTACTG GTACAACTTCATGCCACTCTCCCGAGGTTCCGCTGCAGTTGGATTTGTAGTTTTGCTTGGATTGTGTCTTGCAGCAAACATGGAGTTCTCTGGGAGTATCCCAGAAGGAGTGCAGGTTGATTGGGAAGCGATTCTTACTTTCAGTCCCGACTCTTTTGTGGAGTCTGTGAAGAAGTGGTTGTATCCCAATATGAAGGTGACGACATCTTGGAAAGACTACCCAGATGTTGCCTCAACTTTATCAACAACTGGATCAGTAATTGCTGCTCTCAGCtcttacaataattaa